A single window of Methylomarinum sp. Ch1-1 DNA harbors:
- a CDS encoding TonB-dependent receptor domain-containing protein: MHKFVYSSLLLAGLNPATADESVNLPNYVVTATRTDTPVNQLSAATVTYTRADIEQYQVNSLPELLQRATGIDMVQNGGMGKNTSIFMRGTNSDHVLVLIDGIKVGSVTTGTTPFQYLPIDQIERVEIIRGPHSSLYGSEAIGGVIQIFTRQGKQQEKPNITLDAGGGNYATLETSGSISGKWRNAWYSLSASHINTQGFDARKPTTGFFAIDHPDDDGYYNTGLNAKLGYRFDNNAEVEAFYMRSEGRTDFDGTPDKTEFVNQLVGLSGALDITDIWHATFRLGQSRDDNDNFAPDGSFYSHFDSTRWNASWLNELQLAEDHQLIIGADYRFDEVDSSTHFTETERYDAGVFAELHSRLFDRHYLNASVRWDENEAFGDYVTGSFGWRFNWNHGLSAFASFGNAFKAPTFNELFWPDTGFGGGNPNLQPEESTTFEVGLAGNHDWLTWEVRAYHTNIDNLIASWPPQNIDKAQIDGIETDIGAEIFGWHNKVGFQLLSPKDRITNKRLPRRAEKILNYDLSRSFDALDVGATILARGDSFDDTRNNTKIHGFVTVALRAAYHFNQNWRVSAKLNNLLDKQYQLTDTYNTADRNFFVSIHYNN, encoded by the coding sequence ATGCATAAATTTGTATACAGCTCGTTGTTATTGGCCGGATTGAACCCGGCAACGGCCGACGAATCGGTCAACCTTCCCAACTATGTGGTCACGGCCACGCGTACCGACACCCCGGTTAACCAACTTTCGGCAGCGACGGTGACTTATACTCGCGCCGATATCGAACAATATCAAGTCAACAGCCTGCCGGAACTATTGCAACGCGCCACCGGCATCGATATGGTTCAAAATGGCGGGATGGGTAAAAACACCAGTATTTTCATGCGCGGCACCAATTCCGATCATGTCCTGGTGTTGATAGACGGCATCAAAGTCGGCTCGGTGACCACGGGAACAACTCCGTTTCAATACTTGCCCATCGATCAAATCGAACGGGTGGAAATCATCCGCGGCCCGCATTCCAGTTTATACGGCTCCGAGGCCATCGGCGGCGTCATCCAGATATTCACCCGCCAAGGCAAACAACAAGAAAAACCCAATATCACACTGGATGCCGGCGGCGGCAATTACGCCACCTTGGAAACTTCGGGCTCTATCAGCGGCAAATGGCGTAACGCCTGGTATAGCTTATCGGCCTCGCATATCAATACCCAGGGCTTCGATGCCCGCAAACCTACGACGGGTTTTTTTGCGATCGATCATCCGGACGATGACGGTTACTACAACACCGGCTTGAACGCCAAACTCGGTTATCGATTCGACAATAACGCCGAAGTGGAAGCCTTTTACATGCGCAGCGAGGGCAGAACCGACTTCGACGGCACCCCCGATAAAACGGAATTCGTCAATCAGTTGGTCGGCCTGTCCGGCGCACTCGATATCACCGATATCTGGCATGCAACGTTCCGGCTAGGACAAAGCCGTGATGACAACGATAACTTCGCTCCCGACGGCTCTTTTTACAGTCATTTCGATTCCACTCGCTGGAACGCCAGTTGGCTCAATGAACTGCAATTGGCCGAAGACCATCAATTAATCATCGGCGCCGATTACCGTTTCGATGAAGTCGACAGTAGCACTCATTTTACCGAGACTGAACGCTATGATGCCGGTGTGTTCGCCGAACTACACAGCCGTTTGTTCGACCGTCACTACCTCAATGCCTCGGTGCGCTGGGACGAAAACGAAGCCTTCGGAGACTATGTGACCGGCAGCTTCGGCTGGCGTTTCAACTGGAATCACGGCCTCAGCGCCTTCGCCAGCTTCGGCAATGCTTTCAAGGCACCTACCTTTAATGAGTTGTTCTGGCCGGATACCGGCTTCGGCGGCGGCAATCCCAATTTACAGCCGGAAGAATCGACGACGTTCGAAGTCGGTTTGGCGGGAAACCACGATTGGTTGACCTGGGAAGTGCGCGCCTACCACACCAATATCGACAACCTGATCGCCAGCTGGCCGCCGCAAAATATCGATAAGGCGCAAATCGACGGCATCGAAACCGACATAGGCGCGGAGATTTTCGGTTGGCATAACAAAGTCGGCTTTCAGCTTTTGAGTCCGAAAGACCGCATCACCAACAAGAGACTGCCGCGCCGAGCCGAAAAAATTCTGAATTACGATTTATCCCGTTCATTCGATGCGCTCGATGTCGGCGCAACGATATTAGCGCGCGGCGACAGTTTCGACGATACCCGTAACAATACGAAGATTCATGGCTTCGTCACCGTCGCCCTCAGAGCCGCGTACCATTTCAACCAGAACTGGCGAGTCAGCGCCAAACTGAATAATCTGCTGGATAAACAGTATCAACTGACCGATACTTATAACACCGCGGATAGAAACTTTTTTGTTTCCATCCATTATAATAACTGA
- the pstA gene encoding phosphate ABC transporter permease PstA: MIKAWFKSGSPWVWLNAAAVSTNLILVLGLLILIAVRGLGHFWPADIVEYHYQDQSGKSVIIGELVDTSLMSANRAREAGHQVLNDVDYLEQRLIKTGNRDLTGMDFRWIQAQYIQQASYPDELIVIERREWGNFYGRLLAIKENGRVIAEGGKAYTVIQQRIDRALELYDEIEHLQKNEVGAINYAMERLRLEQRRLELEGLWTEAAKRDFAAQKAEYDREYRVLQQQIAELNQKARRDSLVAAAANDRQIEIPLENVVRLIQPNAMSAGEKAIEYVIKFAEFVSEDPREANTEGGIFPAIFGTVMMVMLMAVIVTPFGVIAAVYLREYATQGFVTRIIRIAVNNLAGVPSIVYGVFGLGFFVYMLGGNIDRLFYPEAAPAPVFGTPGLLWASLTLALLTLPVVIVSTEEGLSRIPKSIREGSLALGATKAETLWRTVLPMASPAMMTGLILAVARAAGEVAPLMLVGVVKLAPTLPLDGNFPYLHLDRKFMHLGFHIYDVGFQSPNVEAARPLVYATSLLLVMVIIGLNMFAIGIRNHLREKYRALEG; the protein is encoded by the coding sequence ATGATTAAAGCATGGTTTAAAAGCGGTTCACCGTGGGTTTGGCTAAATGCCGCAGCCGTCAGCACGAATCTGATCTTGGTATTGGGTTTGTTGATCCTGATTGCGGTTCGCGGTCTGGGACATTTCTGGCCGGCCGATATCGTCGAATATCACTATCAGGATCAGTCCGGAAAAAGCGTTATTATCGGCGAGTTGGTCGACACCAGCTTGATGTCGGCGAATAGGGCCCGGGAAGCCGGGCATCAGGTCTTGAATGACGTCGACTATCTGGAGCAGCGGTTGATCAAGACCGGCAACCGCGATTTGACCGGCATGGACTTCCGCTGGATACAAGCGCAATATATCCAGCAGGCATCCTATCCGGACGAATTGATTGTAATCGAAAGAAGGGAGTGGGGTAATTTTTACGGTCGATTGTTGGCGATCAAGGAAAATGGCCGAGTGATTGCCGAGGGCGGTAAGGCCTATACGGTGATCCAACAAAGGATCGATCGCGCACTGGAGCTCTATGATGAAATCGAGCATTTACAGAAAAACGAAGTTGGCGCAATCAATTATGCGATGGAGCGTCTGAGACTGGAACAACGTCGATTGGAATTGGAGGGGCTATGGACGGAAGCCGCCAAGCGCGACTTTGCCGCACAAAAAGCCGAATATGACCGCGAATACCGCGTATTGCAGCAACAGATTGCCGAATTGAACCAGAAAGCCAGGAGAGACAGTTTGGTCGCCGCTGCCGCCAACGACCGGCAGATAGAAATACCGCTGGAAAATGTGGTGCGCCTGATTCAGCCCAATGCGATGAGCGCCGGCGAGAAAGCGATCGAGTACGTGATTAAATTTGCCGAGTTTGTCAGCGAAGATCCGCGCGAGGCGAACACCGAAGGGGGAATTTTTCCGGCCATTTTCGGCACCGTGATGATGGTGATGCTGATGGCGGTCATCGTGACGCCATTCGGCGTGATCGCCGCGGTTTATCTGCGCGAATATGCAACTCAGGGCTTTGTGACCCGGATCATTCGGATTGCCGTCAATAATTTGGCCGGGGTGCCGTCGATCGTATACGGCGTATTCGGTTTGGGTTTTTTCGTTTACATGCTGGGCGGCAACATCGACCGGCTTTTTTATCCGGAGGCCGCGCCAGCCCCTGTTTTCGGCACGCCGGGACTGCTTTGGGCCTCGTTGACCTTGGCGTTGCTGACCTTGCCGGTCGTGATCGTATCGACCGAAGAAGGCTTGTCGCGGATTCCAAAATCGATTCGAGAAGGCAGTTTGGCGCTGGGTGCGACCAAGGCGGAAACCTTGTGGCGCACCGTGTTGCCGATGGCCAGTCCGGCCATGATGACCGGCTTGATTCTGGCGGTCGCCAGGGCGGCCGGCGAGGTCGCGCCGTTGATGCTGGTCGGGGTGGTCAAGTTGGCCCCGACGTTGCCGCTGGACGGTAACTTTCCGTATTTGCATCTGGATCGTAAATTCATGCACCTGGGTTTTCATATCTACGATGTCGGCTTTCAAAGTCCTAATGTCGAGGCGGCCAGACCCCTGGTTTATGCGACGTCGTTGCTGTTGGTAATGGTGATTATCGGCCTTAATATGTTCGCCATCGGCATCAGAAACCATCTGCGGGAAAAGTATCGCGCCCTTGAAGGTTAA
- the phoU gene encoding phosphate signaling complex protein PhoU, with amino-acid sequence MDTKKIGQHISRQFNDEMEEIRNKVLTMGGFVEQQIDLAAQSFINCDQELAEKVIQQDDMVNHLEMDIDHECTEILAKRQPAAFDLRMLIATIKAITDLERIGDEAARIAKMTIRLENTEYYHEQYHEIQHLLEMVKDMLNGALDAFARLSLDEVASITCQDQKVDREYTSIVRQLITRMMEDPRHITRTLDILWTARALERIGDHACNICEHVIYMVKGEDVRHISQDELEKVVSR; translated from the coding sequence ATGGATACCAAAAAAATAGGCCAACATATCTCCCGCCAATTCAATGATGAAATGGAAGAGATTCGCAACAAGGTGTTGACGATGGGCGGTTTTGTGGAGCAGCAAATTGATCTGGCCGCCCAATCGTTTATCAATTGCGATCAGGAATTGGCCGAAAAAGTCATTCAACAGGATGACATGGTGAATCATCTGGAAATGGATATCGATCATGAATGCACCGAAATTCTGGCGAAAAGACAGCCGGCGGCCTTCGACCTACGCATGCTGATCGCGACGATCAAGGCGATTACCGATCTGGAACGAATTGGCGATGAAGCGGCCAGAATCGCGAAGATGACCATCCGTCTGGAAAACACCGAATATTATCATGAGCAATATCACGAGATTCAGCATTTGCTGGAAATGGTCAAGGACATGCTGAATGGCGCCCTGGACGCGTTCGCCCGCTTGAGTCTCGACGAAGTCGCCAGTATTACATGCCAGGATCAGAAGGTCGACCGCGAATACACCAGTATTGTTCGCCAGCTGATTACCCGGATGATGGAAGATCCCCGTCATATCACCCGTACGCTCGATATATTATGGACGGCGCGGGCGCTGGAAAGAATCGGCGACCATGCCTGCAATATTTGCGAACATGTGATTTATATGGTCAAAGGCGAAGACGTGCGCCACATTAGCCAGGATGAGTTGGAGAAGGTGGTGAGTCGTTAA
- a CDS encoding HMA2 domain-containing protein, with the protein MSKIVSSIPGRIRVRDKNLRDHDRLDQLKTELSNIAAITELQENVRTGSLLIRFDRKAIELAAIESSIDSAVDTVIGMLAKPHTPLSKKNFNRVNKIIMLSSFGTSIAALAIPNLSLRRFWHQSTGWLFLANLGAHLYIYRKSVKRLFR; encoded by the coding sequence ATGAGCAAAATAGTTTCATCGATACCGGGGCGTATAAGAGTTCGCGATAAAAATTTGCGTGATCACGACAGGCTCGATCAGTTGAAAACCGAGTTATCGAACATCGCAGCGATTACTGAATTACAAGAAAATGTGCGAACCGGAAGCCTGTTGATTCGTTTCGACCGGAAAGCCATTGAACTTGCGGCTATCGAATCAAGCATCGATTCCGCAGTCGATACAGTCATCGGGATGCTAGCAAAACCGCACACCCCGTTGAGTAAAAAGAATTTCAACCGCGTTAATAAAATAATCATGTTATCGAGTTTTGGCACATCGATTGCCGCACTTGCAATTCCGAACCTAAGTCTCCGGAGATTTTGGCATCAATCGACTGGCTGGTTATTTCTCGCAAACCTAGGTGCGCATTTGTACATTTATCGTAAATCGGTGAAGCGATTATTTCGTTAG
- a CDS encoding DUF3014 domain-containing protein: protein MGRYDEPTRKTPWPFFIGLVAVVVAVVALLMVRDDGEDRPREENRELVLPEAEMKPEQAASGLPDERLSADRRPPFEAADREDVAIPPTPEKAEALPALEDSDALFRREMLALSGGFADQLQEELLIRKYLWVINDFSQGQRLAKHMSFLALQQPFVAEKDEQGLFIAERSYRRYDRLARAFAAIDVEAAMNSYQKLRPLLQQVYQEFAYPQHYQLEDLFKKAAAEMIAAPAIDGRVALVRKSVRYQFADQDLEALSPVQKQMLRMGPENTRIIQQKLRELVQALVALQGE from the coding sequence ATGGGTAGATATGATGAGCCAACGAGAAAAACTCCATGGCCCTTTTTCATCGGCCTGGTGGCCGTTGTAGTCGCCGTCGTCGCGCTGTTGATGGTTCGCGACGACGGGGAAGACAGGCCGCGCGAAGAAAACCGCGAGTTGGTGTTGCCGGAGGCCGAGATGAAGCCTGAACAGGCGGCGTCCGGCTTGCCTGATGAGCGGCTTTCCGCCGATCGTCGCCCCCCCTTTGAGGCTGCCGATCGGGAGGACGTCGCGATCCCTCCAACGCCGGAAAAGGCTGAAGCTTTGCCGGCGCTGGAGGACAGCGATGCATTGTTTCGCCGGGAAATGTTGGCTTTGTCTGGCGGTTTTGCCGATCAATTGCAGGAAGAGCTGCTGATCCGTAAATATCTATGGGTCATCAATGACTTTTCTCAAGGCCAGCGGCTTGCTAAGCATATGAGCTTTCTAGCGTTGCAGCAGCCGTTCGTCGCGGAAAAAGACGAACAAGGACTGTTCATCGCCGAGCGCAGTTACCGGCGTTATGACCGTTTGGCGCGCGCTTTTGCGGCTATCGACGTTGAAGCCGCGATGAATAGTTATCAGAAATTGCGCCCCCTGTTGCAGCAGGTCTATCAGGAATTCGCCTATCCGCAACACTATCAGTTGGAGGATCTGTTCAAAAAAGCGGCCGCCGAGATGATCGCGGCGCCGGCAATAGATGGACGGGTCGCATTGGTCAGGAAGTCGGTGCGTTATCAATTCGCCGATCAGGACTTGGAAGCATTGAGTCCGGTGCAGAAGCAGATGTTGAGAATGGGGCCCGAAAATACCCGGATCATTCAGCAAAAATTAAGGGAACTGGTTCAGGCGTTGGTTGCTTTGCAAGGCGAATGA
- a CDS encoding ABC transporter permease → MSARYLRLTGLIRKEFLQIRRDPSSLAIAFVMPVFLLLLFGYGVSLDARNVPIGLVVEKISPATRSFTSGFEASDYFNATYFADIKQARLALQTRKINAIIRIRPDFDRQLHGRRAPASIQLILDGVDANTARLVSGYVQGVWNNWLTQYAEQHGQQASLPVWVEQRIWYNSALRSRSFLVPGLIAVIMTLIGALLTALVVAREWERGTMEALIATPASVREVLLGKLIPYYILGMGGMLLSIAMAVWLFRVPLQGSLWVLLLTGTLFLLVALGMGLVISITAKNQFVAGQVAIIVTFLPAFILSGFIFDISSMPAPIQAFTYLVAARYFVAILQTVFLAGNVWSIILPNALALLLMAMIFFALALSRAPRRLE, encoded by the coding sequence ATGTCTGCACGCTATTTACGCTTAACAGGACTGATTCGGAAGGAATTTCTACAAATCCGGCGCGACCCCAGTAGTCTGGCGATCGCCTTCGTGATGCCGGTTTTTTTATTGTTGCTGTTCGGCTACGGGGTATCGCTGGATGCCCGCAATGTGCCGATCGGACTGGTCGTCGAAAAGATATCGCCGGCAACCCGCAGTTTCACCTCCGGATTCGAGGCTTCCGATTATTTCAACGCCACCTATTTTGCCGATATCAAACAGGCGCGACTTGCGCTGCAGACCCGCAAGATCAACGCCATCATTCGCATCCGCCCCGATTTCGACCGCCAGTTGCATGGCCGCCGCGCCCCGGCTTCGATTCAACTGATACTCGATGGCGTCGATGCCAATACCGCACGGCTGGTTTCAGGTTATGTACAGGGGGTCTGGAATAACTGGCTAACCCAATATGCCGAACAACACGGACAACAGGCGAGTCTGCCGGTATGGGTCGAACAGCGCATCTGGTATAACAGCGCCTTGCGCAGCCGCAGTTTTTTGGTGCCAGGGTTGATCGCCGTCATCATGACCCTGATCGGCGCCTTGCTCACCGCCCTGGTGGTCGCCAGAGAATGGGAGCGCGGCACGATGGAAGCCTTGATCGCAACTCCAGCCAGCGTCAGGGAGGTGTTGTTGGGTAAATTGATACCCTATTATATCCTGGGCATGGGCGGCATGCTGTTGTCGATCGCAATGGCGGTATGGTTGTTTCGAGTGCCGCTGCAGGGTTCGCTGTGGGTGCTGCTATTGACCGGCACCCTGTTTCTGCTGGTGGCGCTGGGCATGGGTTTGGTGATTTCCATTACCGCTAAAAACCAGTTTGTCGCCGGTCAAGTGGCGATTATCGTGACCTTCCTGCCGGCCTTCATCCTGTCCGGTTTTATATTCGACATCAGCAGCATGCCGGCGCCGATACAGGCGTTTACTTATTTGGTCGCGGCCCGTTATTTTGTCGCGATCCTGCAGACGGTTTTTCTCGCCGGCAATGTCTGGAGCATCATCCTTCCCAATGCCTTGGCGCTCTTGCTGATGGCCATGATATTTTTCGCGTTGGCGTTATCGCGGGCGCCAAGACGTTTGGAGTAA
- the pstB gene encoding phosphate ABC transporter ATP-binding protein PstB, with protein sequence MTTELRRTHAIDIDALTRGDETKQAAVETCLAVENLNLFYGEKQALYDINMEIPRKKVTAYIGPSGCGKSTLLRSINRMNDLVDSVRIDGKILLDGEDVYDKSVNVADLRRRVGMVFQKPNPFPKSIYENVAYGLRIQGINDRRTLDETVERSLRSAALWDEVKDRLNDNALGMSGGQQQRLVIARAIAIEPEVMLLDEPASALDPISTLKIEELINELKEHYTIVIVTHNMQQAARVSDYTAFMYMGELVEFGETSELFTNPKKRQTEDYITGRYG encoded by the coding sequence ATGACGACAGAACTGAGACGCACACACGCGATTGATATCGATGCACTGACGCGTGGCGATGAAACGAAACAAGCAGCGGTGGAAACCTGCCTGGCCGTGGAAAATCTGAATTTGTTTTACGGCGAAAAACAGGCGCTGTACGATATCAACATGGAAATTCCGCGCAAGAAGGTCACCGCCTATATCGGTCCTAGCGGTTGCGGCAAATCGACGCTGCTGCGCAGCATCAACCGAATGAACGACTTGGTCGACAGCGTCAGGATCGACGGCAAGATTCTGCTGGATGGTGAGGATGTTTATGACAAGTCGGTCAATGTCGCCGATTTGCGTCGGCGGGTGGGCATGGTGTTTCAGAAACCCAACCCGTTTCCCAAATCGATCTATGAGAATGTCGCCTATGGCCTCAGAATTCAGGGCATCAACGATCGTCGGACGCTGGATGAAACGGTGGAAAGGTCTTTGCGCAGCGCGGCGTTATGGGACGAAGTGAAGGATCGTTTGAACGATAACGCCCTGGGCATGTCCGGGGGACAGCAGCAAAGACTGGTGATCGCGCGCGCCATTGCCATCGAACCGGAAGTGATGTTGCTGGACGAACCGGCGTCGGCGCTGGACCCGATTTCAACACTGAAAATCGAAGAGTTGATTAATGAGTTAAAAGAGCATTACACCATCGTGATCGTGACGCATAATATGCAGCAGGCGGCCAGGGTTTCCGATTACACCGCTTTCATGTATATGGGGGAGCTGGTTGAATTCGGCGAAACCAGCGAACTGTTTACCAATCCCAAGAAAAGACAAACCGAAGATTACATTACCGGCAGGTACGGTTGA
- a CDS encoding ABC transporter permease encodes MWSRICALLIKEFLNLLKDKKSRFVLIGPPLIQMFVFGYAATYDLNKIPLAIYNEDSGEASRDLVARFQGAPAFEQVLYITRHDQIADTLDHKTALLIVHIGEHFSRDLLSAQRNAKVQVLLDGRNSNTAQIALGYVQSIISDFNLSWIREHGLTQPPARLEIRAWFNPNLVSRWFIVPGIVGLLTLVVTVIVTALSVAREREQGTFDQLLVTPLTPLEILIGKAIPGLLIGLLEASFIIAMTVVWFEVPLLGSIAALYLGITLFVFAVIGIGLMISSLAVTQQQGLLGGFLFIVPAVILSGYATPIANMPPWVQTLTLINPLRYFLVIVRAVFLQGADTASLLNQYWPMALIGLLCLASAGWLFRRRLY; translated from the coding sequence ATGTGGAGCCGAATTTGCGCCCTGTTAATCAAGGAGTTTTTGAATCTGCTCAAGGACAAGAAAAGCCGTTTTGTATTGATCGGGCCGCCGCTGATTCAGATGTTCGTATTCGGCTATGCCGCCACCTACGATTTGAATAAAATACCGCTGGCGATCTATAACGAAGATTCCGGCGAAGCTTCCCGGGACCTGGTGGCCCGCTTTCAGGGCGCGCCCGCCTTCGAGCAGGTGCTGTACATCACTCGCCATGACCAAATCGCCGATACCCTGGACCATAAGACAGCGCTACTAATCGTGCATATCGGCGAGCATTTCAGCCGTGATTTACTGAGCGCGCAACGAAACGCGAAGGTGCAGGTGCTGTTGGACGGGCGCAACTCCAATACCGCTCAGATTGCCCTGGGCTATGTCCAGAGCATAATCAGCGATTTCAATTTATCCTGGATCAGAGAACATGGCTTAACGCAGCCGCCGGCTAGGCTGGAAATCAGGGCCTGGTTTAACCCCAATCTTGTAAGCCGCTGGTTTATCGTGCCGGGCATCGTCGGCCTGTTGACCCTAGTGGTCACCGTGATTGTCACGGCGTTATCGGTCGCTAGGGAACGCGAACAGGGAACCTTCGATCAGTTGCTGGTGACTCCGTTGACGCCGTTGGAGATATTGATCGGTAAAGCGATTCCTGGCTTGCTGATCGGCTTGCTCGAAGCATCGTTCATCATCGCCATGACGGTCGTTTGGTTTGAAGTGCCGTTATTAGGCAGCATCGCAGCGCTTTATCTGGGAATAACCTTATTCGTCTTCGCCGTCATCGGCATCGGCCTGATGATTTCATCATTGGCGGTGACTCAGCAACAAGGCTTACTGGGCGGCTTTCTGTTCATCGTGCCGGCGGTCATTTTGTCCGGTTACGCCACCCCGATCGCCAATATGCCGCCTTGGGTGCAGACACTGACACTTATCAACCCCCTGCGATATTTTCTGGTCATCGTCAGGGCGGTGTTCCTGCAAGGCGCCGATACGGCAAGCCTGCTAAACCAGTATTGGCCGATGGCGCTGATCGGCCTGCTTTGCCTGGCGTCGGCCGGCTGGCTGTTCCGACGCCGGTTATATTAA